The following are encoded together in the Poseidonibacter lekithochrous genome:
- a CDS encoding tRNA pseudouridine(13) synthase TruD, with product MIKREFFQKHKSLDFKFYQNVDDFVVEEVPIKFTGKGNFIIAKIKKERLGTWDLMEALSKGLKIYENELGYAGLKDKNATTTQYISIPRKYAKDLKNFRHPRIKILETTLHKEKLNIGDLIGNKFEINLHEVKQEDVGKIEKYINQVAKKGMLNYFGYQRFGHDGAENLEKAKKYIYGDLTIKDRKLSKMLVAAYQSDFFNKWLVERLNMSDESFEALDGDVFRVYETDRFFTPKNLTEAMEKDFKAKKIVPSGLLPGRKAFRAIGKAKEIEEKYDDTYIQEKGYRRDALVYPTNINIKYNKETQKCKVRFTLPKGSYATVLIENIANRNLKA from the coding sequence ATGATAAAAAGAGAATTCTTTCAAAAACACAAAAGTTTAGATTTTAAGTTCTATCAAAATGTAGATGATTTTGTGGTTGAAGAAGTGCCTATTAAATTCACAGGCAAAGGTAATTTTATAATTGCCAAAATTAAAAAAGAAAGATTAGGTACTTGGGACTTAATGGAAGCTCTAAGCAAAGGGCTTAAAATATATGAAAATGAGTTAGGATATGCAGGTCTTAAAGATAAAAATGCAACAACAACTCAATATATTTCAATTCCAAGAAAGTATGCAAAAGATCTAAAAAACTTTAGACATCCAAGAATCAAAATATTAGAAACAACTCTACATAAAGAGAAGTTAAATATTGGAGATTTAATTGGTAATAAATTTGAGATTAACTTACATGAAGTAAAACAAGAAGATGTAGGTAAAATCGAAAAATATATAAACCAAGTTGCTAAAAAAGGAATGCTTAACTATTTTGGATACCAAAGATTTGGACATGATGGAGCAGAAAACTTAGAAAAAGCAAAAAAATATATCTACGGTGATTTAACAATAAAAGATAGAAAATTATCAAAAATGTTAGTTGCTGCTTATCAAAGTGATTTCTTTAATAAATGGTTAGTTGAAAGACTAAACATGAGTGATGAGTCATTTGAAGCTTTAGATGGAGATGTATTTAGAGTTTATGAAACAGATAGATTTTTCACTCCTAAAAACTTAACAGAAGCTATGGAAAAAGATTTTAAAGCTAAAAAAATTGTTCCAAGTGGATTATTACCTGGTAGAAAAGCATTTAGAGCTATTGGAAAAGCTAAAGAGATTGAAGAAAAGTATGATGATACATATATTCAAGAAAAAGGTTATAGAAGAGATGCTCTTGTATATCCAACTAATATTAATATCAAATACAATAAAGAAACACAAAAATGTAAAGTAAGATTTACACTACCAAAAGGTTCATACGCAACTGTTTTAATAGAAAACATTGCAAATAGAAACCTAAAAGCTTAA
- a CDS encoding thioredoxin family protein, with the protein MFKTIFISLLLISNIFAFEHLNENNFDEKIKKGNTVVKFYATWCDICKETSNNLSKSKIDKDLNLSIYKVDIGEEVYLTKKYDAITIPLFIYFKDGKEIAREDAIKTTEQIEDSFNKYFQ; encoded by the coding sequence ATGTTTAAAACTATTTTTATTTCTCTACTTCTTATAAGTAATATATTTGCATTTGAACATCTAAATGAAAACAATTTTGATGAAAAAATAAAAAAAGGAAATACAGTAGTAAAATTTTATGCCACTTGGTGTGATATCTGTAAAGAAACATCTAATAACTTATCCAAATCAAAAATAGATAAAGATCTTAATTTATCAATATACAAAGTTGATATAGGTGAAGAAGTTTATTTGACTAAAAAATATGATGCAATTACTATCCCATTATTTATTTATTTTAAAGACGGAAAAGAGATAGCTAGAGAAGATGCAATAAAAACAACAGAACAAATTGAAGATAGTTTTAACAAATATTTTCAATAG
- a CDS encoding protein adenylyltransferase SelO: MKLKELELNVDYFEFNEKLYQKLDATPLSKPKLISFNKQACDLINLDYEECESEEFIDFINGSNVLKGSVPYSMVYAGHQFGYFVPQLGDGRAINLGAVNGWHLQTKGSGITNYSRRGDGRAVLRSSIREYIMGEAMHALGVPTTRALAIIDSDTFAHREWEQESCSIVMRMSPSWIRIGTFEFFANTDNSKENLSQLADYVIKNTYPHLENENNKYEKMFYALVDNSAELLAKWQTYGFMHGVMNTDNFSMAGLTIDYGPFAFMDYFDKNCICNHTDSEGRYSYNNQPYVARWNLMVLAQALSEIANLEKMQDYLHAFLPQHENVYLQMMNKRIGLNPKNSGNNNLDLIVELLGALQSAQMDYNVFFHRLTNLESFDDISSITDIAVFRQSIEDWFESYKKVCEKDGSTFEDRRVIMKKINPKYIIKNYMLQDAIELAHEGDYTLVNDLLNIAQNPFDEHEAFEKYAQPTPMEYANTQLSCSS, translated from the coding sequence ATGAAATTAAAAGAATTAGAATTAAATGTAGATTATTTTGAATTTAATGAAAAACTATATCAAAAACTAGATGCAACACCACTATCAAAACCTAAATTAATATCTTTCAATAAACAAGCCTGTGATTTAATCAATCTTGATTATGAAGAGTGTGAAAGTGAAGAGTTTATTGACTTCATCAATGGAAGTAATGTTTTAAAAGGCTCAGTTCCATATTCAATGGTGTATGCAGGACATCAGTTTGGTTACTTTGTACCACAATTAGGCGATGGAAGAGCTATTAACCTAGGAGCTGTAAATGGTTGGCATTTACAAACAAAAGGTTCAGGTATTACAAATTATTCAAGAAGAGGGGATGGAAGAGCAGTTCTTAGATCTTCTATTCGAGAGTATATAATGGGTGAAGCAATGCACGCTTTAGGAGTTCCAACTACAAGAGCTTTAGCTATTATTGATTCAGATACTTTTGCCCATAGAGAGTGGGAACAAGAATCATGTTCAATAGTTATGAGAATGTCTCCTTCTTGGATAAGAATTGGAACATTTGAGTTTTTTGCAAATACGGATAATTCAAAAGAGAATCTTTCACAACTAGCAGATTATGTAATCAAAAATACATATCCACACCTAGAAAATGAAAATAATAAATATGAAAAGATGTTTTACGCTCTTGTAGATAACAGTGCAGAACTATTAGCAAAATGGCAAACATATGGATTTATGCATGGGGTTATGAATACAGATAACTTCTCAATGGCAGGTCTTACTATTGATTATGGCCCCTTTGCATTTATGGATTATTTTGATAAAAACTGTATTTGTAATCATACAGATAGTGAAGGGCGATACTCTTATAATAATCAACCTTATGTAGCTAGATGGAACTTAATGGTTTTAGCACAAGCTTTAAGTGAAATAGCAAATTTAGAAAAAATGCAAGATTATCTTCATGCCTTTTTACCACAACATGAAAATGTATATTTGCAAATGATGAATAAAAGAATAGGGCTTAATCCAAAGAATAGTGGTAATAATAATCTTGATTTAATTGTTGAATTATTAGGTGCTCTACAAAGTGCTCAAATGGATTACAACGTATTCTTCCATAGATTAACAAACTTAGAATCTTTTGATGATATTTCAAGTATTACAGATATTGCTGTATTTAGACAAAGTATTGAAGACTGGTTTGAGTCTTATAAAAAAGTATGTGAAAAAGATGGAAGTACTTTTGAAGATAGAAGAGTAATTATGAAAAAAATAAATCCAAAATATATAATCAAAAATTACATGTTACAAGATGCTATTGAATTAGCACATGAGGGAGATTATACTTTGGTAAATGATTTATTGAATATTGCGCAAAATCCTTTTGATGAACATGAAGCTTTTGAAAAATACGCACAACCTACACCAATGGAGTATGCTAACACACAACTTTCTTGTTCTTCTTAA
- a CDS encoding YceI family protein: MKKIVISSLLTIGLLSSASAYELNGNLGVKWTGFKTEKKAPVSGTFKDIALNITKSDDLSAFLKSAKVQIASASFDSKNPFRDKNITSTLFSLATSKTIMGSISNVDTAKNMLTLDVTMNEVTKQVPMKYEMVNGSIVAKGTIEILDYGMKNSFMAFAKKCAGFHQNKSFSDVNIEFTLPYK; this comes from the coding sequence ATGAAAAAAATTGTTATCTCTTCTTTACTTACTATTGGATTACTTTCAAGTGCAAGTGCCTATGAATTAAATGGAAACTTAGGTGTAAAATGGACTGGATTTAAAACAGAAAAAAAAGCTCCAGTTTCTGGAACATTTAAAGATATAGCTTTAAATATTACTAAATCAGACGATTTATCAGCTTTCTTAAAAAGTGCAAAAGTACAAATTGCTAGTGCATCTTTTGATTCAAAAAATCCTTTTAGAGATAAAAACATTACAAGTACTCTATTCTCTCTTGCTACATCAAAAACAATTATGGGTTCAATCTCTAATGTTGATACTGCAAAGAATATGTTGACTTTAGATGTAACTATGAATGAAGTAACAAAACAAGTACCCATGAAATATGAAATGGTAAATGGTTCTATTGTTGCAAAGGGAACTATTGAGATTTTAGATTATGGTATGAAAAATTCATTTATGGCTTTTGCTAAAAAATGTGCAGGATTCCATCAGAACAAATCATTTTCTGATGTAAATATAGAATTTACATTACCTTATAAATAA
- a CDS encoding TetR/AcrR family transcriptional regulator: protein MSPRKVNKEEKRREVALACSDLIHDVGMKKLTVAEVARTAGIGKGTVYEYFDNKEDIIFEIINIHIEEHHNAFTQEVKKLPTVREKIELFFDFVLNDCDENMKHFNGYKEFLSIVLAEENLTMQEFNCDKNEFFRGELVKIFAEGIGKGELKEESLDLADGILTYQKGLALRKMSQSNFDVRADFEKFIDTIFKLIEVKNDSI, encoded by the coding sequence ATGAGTCCTAGAAAAGTCAACAAAGAAGAAAAGAGAAGAGAAGTTGCTCTTGCTTGTTCTGATTTAATACATGATGTAGGAATGAAGAAGTTAACAGTAGCGGAAGTTGCCAGAACTGCGGGCATTGGTAAGGGTACTGTATATGAATATTTCGATAATAAAGAAGACATTATTTTTGAAATAATTAATATTCATATCGAAGAACATCATAATGCTTTTACTCAAGAAGTGAAAAAGTTACCGACTGTTAGAGAAAAAATAGAACTATTTTTTGATTTTGTTCTGAACGATTGTGATGAAAACATGAAACACTTTAATGGTTATAAAGAGTTTTTATCAATTGTTTTAGCAGAAGAGAATTTAACAATGCAAGAGTTTAACTGTGATAAAAATGAATTCTTTAGAGGTGAATTAGTAAAAATATTTGCTGAAGGAATTGGAAAAGGTGAGTTAAAAGAAGAATCATTAGATTTAGCCGATGGTATTTTAACTTATCAAAAAGGATTAGCTCTTAGAAAAATGAGTCAAAGTAATTTTGATGTTCGAGCTGATTTTGAAAAATTCATTGACACTATTTTTAAGTTAATAGAGGTTAAAAATGATTCCATCTAA
- a CDS encoding DUF2798 domain-containing protein — translation MIPSKFKNVVFAFCMSLFMSFVMSMIITFINLGIVDGFVMKWMEAFVKAFAFAFPIILIVAPLVHKITNKIVK, via the coding sequence ATGATTCCATCTAAATTTAAAAATGTAGTATTTGCTTTTTGCATGTCTTTATTCATGAGTTTTGTGATGAGTATGATAATTACATTTATTAATTTAGGAATAGTTGATGGATTTGTTATGAAATGGATGGAAGCTTTTGTAAAAGCCTTTGCTTTTGCCTTCCCAATAATATTAATAGTTGCACCACTTGTGCATAAAATTACAAATAAAATAGTTAAATAA
- a CDS encoding efflux RND transporter periplasmic adaptor subunit yields the protein MIKKIVATALLSLSAFAMGGPSLVETTKIVKGEVNPLQEFVGTLNFDKKSVLAAQNSGVVKSINFELGDKVSKGKVLVQIDADLLNAQIKASKANLSIAKDESVNSSKDYNRYKKLLASKAITQKEYDDALLKSNSSSSNVQALKANLKELEIQSDKKRIKAPFSGVIVEKNINLGEWANAGSAIAKIVDTSKAEFIFNVPLNVANGLKKGDMYDIQVSNQIIKSKLTAIIPNGDKLTRTFPVKFNADIKSNFVFDGQQAKVSLSKDAKKEALILPRDAVIKRFGQNVVFAVNDKMLAQMIPVQIIGYVSNKIAISGQGLVEGMEIVLKGNERVFPNSPVKVLNK from the coding sequence ATGATAAAAAAGATTGTAGCAACAGCATTATTAAGTTTGAGTGCATTTGCTATGGGTGGACCTTCACTAGTTGAAACTACTAAAATAGTAAAAGGTGAAGTTAATCCTTTACAAGAGTTTGTTGGAACTTTAAATTTTGATAAAAAATCAGTATTAGCAGCACAAAACTCAGGTGTTGTAAAGTCAATTAATTTTGAACTTGGTGATAAAGTATCAAAAGGTAAAGTATTAGTTCAAATTGATGCAGACTTATTAAATGCACAAATTAAAGCCTCTAAAGCAAATCTTTCAATTGCAAAAGACGAATCTGTAAATTCATCAAAAGATTATAATAGATATAAAAAATTATTAGCTTCAAAAGCAATTACTCAAAAAGAGTATGATGATGCACTTTTAAAATCAAATTCATCTTCTAGCAATGTTCAAGCTTTAAAAGCGAACTTAAAAGAGTTAGAAATTCAAAGTGATAAAAAAAGAATTAAGGCACCATTTTCAGGTGTAATTGTAGAGAAAAATATCAACTTAGGTGAATGGGCAAATGCAGGTTCTGCTATTGCAAAAATTGTAGATACTTCAAAAGCTGAATTCATTTTTAATGTACCATTAAATGTAGCAAATGGATTAAAAAAAGGTGATATGTATGATATTCAAGTTTCAAACCAAATAATTAAATCAAAATTAACAGCAATTATTCCAAATGGAGATAAATTAACTAGAACTTTCCCAGTTAAATTTAATGCAGATATTAAAAGCAATTTTGTATTTGATGGTCAACAAGCAAAAGTATCTTTATCTAAAGATGCAAAAAAAGAAGCATTAATTTTACCAAGAGATGCAGTAATTAAAAGATTTGGTCAAAATGTAGTATTTGCTGTAAATGACAAAATGTTAGCTCAAATGATTCCTGTACAAATTATTGGATATGTATCTAATAAAATTGCTATTTCAGGACAAGGTTTAGTTGAAGGTATGGAGATTGTATTAAAAGGAAACGAAAGAGTTTTCCCTAATTCTCCAGTAAAAGTATTAAATAAATAA